The Paracoccus sp. MA genome contains a region encoding:
- a CDS encoding putative rhamnosyl transferase: MRDDIVGICRFSFLGKCDWAETAGQGGNAPALMARRRAMLYAPERLARRFAAFETLCLPSVRAQTDADFRFWILTSPEMPREWLERLRDLCAGLPQIRLIVSDKRETVNALREPLREAADAAGRPVIQFRVDDDDAFSRHHVARIRGHARRFSDLPAFALSYPQGLVMGSYEGEPISYWRAHQPFLGAGAAVRMRGAGRCIYAYNHFQLPKHFPAFTDIGGLGYLQTRWDEGDSVATIVAKFPKWFQRLDPDAFQQALAEDFPFLQGVDLGFVERKGAA, encoded by the coding sequence TTGCGGGACGATATCGTGGGGATCTGCCGCTTTTCCTTCCTGGGGAAATGCGACTGGGCCGAGACTGCCGGGCAGGGCGGCAACGCCCCCGCGCTGATGGCGCGGCGCCGCGCCATGCTCTACGCGCCCGAGCGGCTGGCGCGCCGCTTCGCCGCCTTCGAGACGCTCTGCCTGCCCTCGGTCAGGGCGCAGACCGACGCGGATTTCCGCTTCTGGATCCTGACCTCGCCCGAGATGCCGCGCGAATGGCTGGAGCGGCTGCGCGATCTTTGCGCAGGCCTGCCGCAGATCCGGCTGATCGTCTCGGACAAGCGCGAGACGGTGAACGCGCTGCGCGAGCCGCTGCGCGAGGCGGCCGATGCGGCCGGCCGGCCGGTGATCCAGTTCCGCGTCGACGACGACGACGCCTTCAGCCGCCACCATGTCGCCCGCATCCGCGGCCATGCAAGGCGCTTTTCAGACCTGCCGGCCTTCGCTCTCAGCTATCCGCAGGGCCTGGTCATGGGCAGCTACGAGGGCGAGCCGATCAGCTACTGGCGCGCGCATCAGCCCTTCCTGGGCGCCGGCGCGGCGGTGCGGATGCGCGGCGCGGGCCGCTGCATCTATGCCTACAACCATTTCCAGCTGCCCAAGCATTTCCCGGCCTTCACCGATATCGGCGGGCTCGGCTATCTGCAGACCCGCTGGGACGAGGGCGATTCCGTCGCCACCATCGTCGCGAAATTCCCGAAATGGTTCCAGCGGCTGGACCCGGACGCCTTCCAGCAGGCGCTGGCCGAGGATTTCCCCTTCCTGCAGGGCGTCGACCTGGGCTTCGTGGAACGCAAGGGGGCGGCCTGA